Proteins from a genomic interval of Terriglobales bacterium:
- a CDS encoding sigma-54 dependent transcriptional regulator has protein sequence MASAATGIGSNNLQSRLSNPLPPDAVVFGRSHRMHAVRNRLEKIATANVPVLIQGESGTGKDIIARLIHKLSPWQSGPFVKVNCPAIPGTLLESELFGYEKGAFTGAIGTKPGRVEMAHRGTLFLDEISELDHGLQSKLLQLLQDGQFCRIGAQDDKKVEARVVCATNRILEQEIENGGFRQDLFYRINVVNIQLPPLRERLSDIPILVDYFLELYNEKYNCRAKALSHGLLDQMQHYHWPGNVRELENLLRRYVILGSEDSITNEMGAKRQEYWTADIPVDGPVSLKKITRQAVREVEGKVILRVLEANNWNRKRAAKALGISYRALLYKIRDVGLPSARGGKRGEMLDGE, from the coding sequence ATGGCATCAGCTGCAACAGGGATCGGCAGTAATAATCTGCAGTCGCGCCTGTCGAACCCGTTACCACCGGACGCAGTAGTGTTTGGCCGTTCCCATCGGATGCATGCAGTAAGGAACCGACTGGAAAAGATTGCGACGGCGAACGTTCCGGTATTGATCCAGGGTGAAAGCGGAACCGGGAAAGACATTATTGCGCGGCTGATTCATAAGCTGTCGCCGTGGCAGTCGGGACCCTTCGTGAAGGTGAATTGTCCGGCCATTCCTGGGACGCTACTGGAATCGGAACTATTCGGTTACGAAAAGGGAGCGTTCACGGGCGCCATCGGAACCAAGCCGGGCCGAGTGGAGATGGCCCACCGCGGCACCCTGTTCCTGGATGAGATTTCGGAACTCGATCATGGACTGCAATCGAAGCTGCTTCAGCTTTTGCAGGACGGCCAGTTCTGCCGTATCGGCGCGCAGGACGACAAGAAGGTGGAAGCCCGGGTGGTGTGCGCGACGAACCGCATACTGGAGCAGGAAATTGAGAACGGCGGATTCCGGCAGGACCTTTTCTATCGCATTAATGTAGTGAACATTCAATTGCCGCCGTTGCGGGAGCGTCTTTCGGACATTCCGATCCTGGTGGATTACTTCCTCGAGCTCTACAACGAGAAATACAACTGCCGCGCCAAGGCCTTGTCGCACGGGTTACTCGATCAGATGCAGCACTACCATTGGCCGGGGAACGTCAGGGAACTGGAAAATCTGTTGCGCCGGTACGTGATTCTCGGGTCGGAAGATTCGATCACGAATGAAATGGGTGCGAAACGCCAAGAGTACTGGACGGCAGACATTCCGGTGGACGGACCAGTGTCGCTGAAGAAGATCACCAGGCAGGCCGTGAGGGAAGTGGAAGGCAAGGTAATCCTGCGAGTTCTGGAGGCGAACAACTGGAACCGCAAACGCGCCGCCAAGGCGTTGGGCATCAGCTATCGGGCGCTTCTGTATAAGATTCGAGACGTGGGCTTGCCCAGCGCGAGGGGCGGGAAACGCGGAGAGATGCTGGACGGGGAATAG
- a CDS encoding HAMP domain-containing sensor histidine kinase, with translation MADAPNITAASIPAPSNGSVPSVCPVLRDPDVSGLESHPRDLKRAYDELRTQYQRCSTALATAAHDLRTPLAVIAGYVELLINGKLGPLTEKQQHVLEDMQVSSTRLQRLVTDFLTFASLQTDVVPLHADEPQDINACLRELAGFWLPRFQNKGVAFYHLDNPNLEPFAFDYDKIQRVVSNLLENALKFTPATGTVWLHAEPQLWERRNAHKPRSKEERRKATLLMPNAVRITVADTGPGIAPEYHQEIFGEFFQVPDSGAPDDSGMGLGLSIARRLVVAHGGKIWVESEPNCGCKFSFLLPLKRS, from the coding sequence ATGGCTGATGCCCCGAACATTACGGCTGCAAGTATTCCTGCGCCGTCAAACGGGTCTGTTCCCTCCGTTTGCCCGGTCCTGCGGGATCCAGATGTCTCCGGATTAGAGAGCCATCCCCGCGACCTGAAGCGGGCATACGACGAACTCCGCACTCAGTACCAGCGTTGCTCCACTGCCTTGGCCACGGCAGCGCACGACCTCCGCACTCCCTTAGCGGTCATCGCTGGGTATGTCGAGCTTCTTATCAATGGCAAACTCGGCCCTCTCACCGAAAAGCAGCAGCACGTTCTCGAAGACATGCAGGTCAGCAGTACGCGCCTTCAAAGGCTCGTCACCGATTTCTTGACCTTTGCTTCGCTCCAAACTGACGTCGTTCCCCTTCACGCCGATGAACCACAGGACATCAACGCCTGTCTGCGTGAACTCGCCGGATTCTGGCTGCCCCGTTTTCAGAACAAGGGTGTCGCGTTCTACCACCTCGACAACCCCAACCTCGAGCCCTTCGCTTTCGACTACGACAAGATCCAGCGCGTCGTCTCCAACCTCCTTGAAAATGCACTGAAATTTACACCTGCAACCGGCACGGTTTGGCTTCATGCCGAACCTCAGCTTTGGGAGCGCCGCAACGCCCATAAACCTCGTTCGAAGGAAGAGCGTCGCAAGGCCACCCTGCTTATGCCCAACGCCGTCAGGATTACCGTAGCCGATACCGGTCCCGGGATCGCTCCCGAGTATCACCAGGAAATTTTCGGCGAATTTTTCCAGGTGCCCGACTCAGGTGCGCCCGATGATTCCGGCATGGGCTTGGGACTATCCATCGCGCGTCGCCTCGTCGTTGCACATGGCGGCAAGATTTGGGTTGAAAGCGAACCGAACTGCGGTTGCAAGTTTTCTTTTCTTCTTCCTTTGAAGAGAAGCTGA
- a CDS encoding sigma-54 dependent transcriptional regulator — MNRSAAKSPLIFVVDDEPTMLRYLRTLLEVEGYRVESATNGAEAMERLRQPPVPDLLLLDVLMPVLDGLQTLEQVRALHPQLKVVMLSCVSDTRKVVQAIRLGAQDYLTKPFQKADLEALIEQCLGNSREHAHPVQGDIEDLGDDVFFVAASPAMKKIRSQSKLVANVDIPVLMLGESGTGKEVVSRLIHKYSPRAHRTFLKVNCAAVPADLLESELFGYEPGAFTGATHSKPGKFELCNKGTILLDEIGEMPPQLQAKLLHVLQDQQFSRLGSRNVIKVDVRILAATNIDIPRAIAEKKLREDLYYRLNGFTIQLPPLRERREEIGILLRHMISQIGESYGKPSVTISPRLLEACERYNWPGNLRELGNFVKRFLILGDEDMAIQELQVGMGAPSSSPSQAAAAPNDRGLKGLVRNVKDEAEIEAITKALEQTGWNRKKAAGILQISYKALLYKIRQYDIQRSGTTVN, encoded by the coding sequence ATGAACCGTTCCGCTGCAAAATCTCCGCTAATCTTCGTTGTCGATGACGAACCCACAATGCTTCGCTACCTCCGCACATTGCTGGAGGTCGAAGGTTACCGCGTGGAATCGGCCACGAACGGAGCGGAAGCCATGGAACGACTTCGTCAGCCTCCCGTCCCTGACCTGCTTCTCCTGGACGTCCTCATGCCCGTTCTTGATGGGCTACAGACACTGGAACAGGTTCGCGCTCTTCATCCGCAGTTGAAGGTCGTGATGCTCTCTTGCGTCAGCGACACCCGCAAAGTTGTTCAGGCCATCCGTCTTGGAGCGCAGGACTACCTGACCAAGCCGTTCCAGAAGGCCGATCTCGAAGCGCTCATCGAGCAGTGCTTAGGCAATTCCCGCGAGCACGCTCATCCCGTTCAGGGAGATATCGAAGACCTTGGTGACGATGTCTTTTTCGTGGCCGCCAGCCCGGCGATGAAGAAGATCCGTTCTCAGTCCAAGCTCGTCGCCAACGTGGATATTCCGGTCCTTATGCTGGGCGAAAGCGGCACCGGAAAGGAAGTCGTATCCCGTCTGATCCACAAGTATTCGCCTCGCGCGCACCGCACGTTCCTGAAGGTCAACTGCGCCGCCGTTCCCGCCGATCTTCTCGAAAGCGAACTCTTCGGATACGAACCCGGAGCTTTCACCGGCGCCACTCATTCCAAGCCCGGCAAATTCGAACTCTGTAACAAGGGCACCATCCTGCTCGACGAAATCGGTGAAATGCCTCCGCAGCTTCAGGCCAAACTGTTGCACGTTTTGCAGGACCAGCAGTTCTCGCGCCTTGGCAGCCGCAACGTGATCAAGGTTGACGTCCGTATCCTCGCCGCCACCAACATCGACATCCCGCGTGCCATCGCGGAAAAGAAACTCCGCGAGGACCTTTATTACCGGCTGAACGGATTCACCATTCAATTGCCACCGCTTCGCGAGCGTCGCGAGGAAATCGGCATTCTACTCCGGCACATGATCAGTCAGATCGGCGAGAGCTACGGCAAGCCGTCCGTCACCATTTCGCCGCGGCTGCTCGAAGCTTGCGAGCGTTACAACTGGCCCGGAAACCTTCGCGAACTCGGAAACTTCGTCAAACGGTTTCTGATTCTCGGCGACGAAGACATGGCCATTCAAGAACTTCAGGTGGGTATGGGCGCTCCATCAAGCAGCCCTTCTCAGGCCGCCGCCGCTCCGAACGACCGTGGTTTGAAGGGTCTGGTTCGTAACGTAAAGGACGAGGCTGAAATCGAAGCCATCACCAAGGCGCTCGAACAGACTGGATGGAATCGGAAAAAAGCAGCTGGCATACTACAAATCAGCTATAAGGCCCTGCTCTACAAAATTCGCCAGTACGATATCCAGCGCTCCGGCACCACCGTAAACTAA